In Haliaeetus albicilla chromosome 22, bHalAlb1.1, whole genome shotgun sequence, the genomic window AAGAGGCTCTGAAGCACAGCCCCACGGGCAGGGCAGAGACACTGCACAGAGCTCAGGGACCTCGCTGGGACACGGGGCCAGCCAGGGCCTGGCCACTGACTGCATCCAGGGCTATGCCATGGGGTCTGAGCTTCTCGGTTCATCTCATCCTCAGCACTTTTTGTAGATGAGCCTCCTCCTTAAATACTGCAAGCACACATTCAGAGCGGAACCAGGCACAGGGCAAGGGGTTTGCTGGAGACCCAAGAACTTCATGCACCTCCTACCAGGTTCCCAGGACTCCTGGTCAAGGGGGCAGCTCTGGACCAGTGGAAGGCTGGGCTTTCCACTGTCTGGTTCCCAAAGAGGGTGCAGGACGCCCAGACCAGTTCTGCACTGAAGGAGTTGTGATCACCGCTGATCCAAGACATCACAGCTCCAAGATGCATCACATCCTCCCCACAGGCAGCTGGACTGCAAGGAAAACATGGGTGGGAAATGAGTTCAAAATCTGAATAAATCCATCACTGCCCAGTCTTACCTAGCAGCCATCTTATTGTACACAAGTTCCCACATCTGCTGAGGATGCCGGCCAGAATCCTGGGGCTTTGTGCAGAGAGAAGTCCACGGGCCATACTTCCAGCTCAGCAAAAGGAGTGCCTGGGTGTGCGGGTGTGAGAGGCGGCAAGGGGAGAGACGGTCAGTGAGACTGGTCAGCGGCAGGTAACGGGGAGGCCCTGTATTCCCAGCGGAAACTGGGGCAGAAGTGCTGGtacctgctctgctcttctctggaaGAGAGGAACGGGAGTCTTCACCATGGTTTTGGTGAATGCAGGCAGTGGGAAAAAATTCACTGGGCAAAGGAAAGGGAGGATCCAGAGGACAGAGCAGACATTCAGCTGTCCCAGTTAGTCCCTGTCCCAAGTGCTACTTGTCCCATCCTCATCAGCTGAGGAGCCTCAACGACACACTGCTGCCTACAGGCAGCACTGAATACAGGCAGGACACCCCTCCAGAAGGAAGACAGGCAGCAGGCATGACTTGAAGCCTTTTTATTGAAGGTGCCCAGTTAGGCAGCCTTGCATATCTCAGTCCTTACAGCTCTTCCTGCACTCCTGGCTTCCCTTTCACCAAGTGTTTCTTCTGAGGGCCCtggaagagagcagagaggagagctcTGTGTTAGTGGCAGACAAACCTGGCCTACAAGGCTGCATCTGAGCTGCGGGGAGCAGAAATGCAGCTCTGGCCCCTTTCTGCTGTGCAAGGCTGCTCCTGgtctctgctccccagctggaAGCTCTGTGCTGCCATTCACAAACCACCCCCGGGGCCTCCCTAGCCCTGCAGGAATCACAAGCGGAACGTAGTTGCCCTCACACAAAGGGTTTGTTTCTCTGGACAGCACAAAAGCAGCCAGAAAGCGGCAGTGAGTGACCTGCTCCGAGCCAGGCGGGCTGTCCTGCAGTCAGGGGACGTGGAGAGGAACAGTAATTGTGCTGATGAATGCTACCAGGAGCCCACGGTGGtggagcagctgctgagctgctgctgtatGAGCCCTGGAGGAGGCAAGGCCTCCCACAGCCAAAGGCACAGATTCTCATCAGCCAACTCAACAGAGCCTGAGGGATTTCCACCAGCTAAGAAATGAGGTTGTCCCAGACCAAATAAGTCCTATGGGAGCAGACGGCAAGAATTACTTATGTGCCTCTACTTCCAGCCAAATGTAAAGTTTTGCCACAGTATACATGGGGGAAACTCTCACCCAGCAGtagaaaatggcaaagaaaacaGCTGCAACCAGGTAAAACCACCTCCTGTCACTAAGATCCACATCACAGCTACTCAGGACTTGCAGTGACAGCAAGAGCAGAACACAGAACAAGCTCCTAACACTGAGATAAAGGAAATCAGCTTAACCTCTAAAGAGCTCTGCAAAGGCACTGCATAGCCAATCCCCCTTCCCAGGGCTAAGGAGGCTTAGCCTGTTTCACATGGAACTTCTAGCTGACAGGCCAGATCCAGACATGGTTTACGTCTGCGTGGTATCCAAGCAgttgtttctttcatttctgctagCTGAAGGCCTGGCTTACTTAATGCTTCCTCAATTTCACATTCAGACTTATGCACCAGCCTGGTATAGGTTGCAAAACTATTCAAGAATCTCTgcttgttttggattttttttttttttttttcctctggatttaagaaaaatacactCCTTGGCCTTTTTGAAAGCTTCCTGACAAAAGAATCGCAAATTTGTGTCTGAATTTGACCCAACCTTTTCCTCTTAAGATCATTAAAGTTATAAATCATTCCAAACAAATCAAAGAAGTGCACAATTATGGGTGAAAGGGACCATATGTCCAATGCAGTGCCTGCCAAGTTAACTGCTTGTTTAAAACATCCTGTGGTGAATGGAAACTGGTTGGCCATATGGTATATTATTTGCTAGTTGGGTTGTCTTGGATCACTCACACAACCATCATGTTCTTCCTTAGCATAATATCTGCTGTGTGAATTGAATTCATGCCTGTCTTTTATGCAAGACAGTCCTGATCACTCATTTGGCTGTTGTTATATTGAGAAGCAGATGCTTGGTTGGAGTCAATCAGTTGCTTTAGCCCCAGATGCAAACATGGCATGGGAGCTGGAGCCAGTGCAGAGCATAACTCACCATGAAAGCCCGCTTCTCCTGAGCTGTCTGGAAGCAGCCATGGCCAAACTTGGAAGTAGTATCAATGAATTTGAGTTCAATGGCTTCCAGACCCCGGCGGCTTGTATGCACCAGAAGGGACTGAAAAAGAAGAGTCACAATGCATCAGGCTTATCATTACAGAAGATCTGGACGTCTGCCCTGATGGAAGCAGGGTTGAAATATCCTAGGTGCATCCATTAGCCAAATATCTCCACAAAAATCTGCCTTCTCAGAGAAACACCCTGGTGCTTAGGTGGCAGGTGATGCCTTGGattgcagagcagctctgaaatGAGCCTGCTCTTCACTTAACATTTCGTTTCCTCACAATCTGCTTATGGCCAAGGTTTCAATTTCTGGGCCCTGCATCACAGCCCTCAAAGGCTTGCAGCTTCTGTCTCCAGAGACAGTAAATCTGACTGCACGCTGCCACAAACCATCCAGCTGCGAATGGTCTCACTGAGCACCACACTCATGTGCCACATCCCCACTGCAACGCAGTGTCAAGGACCCGACCAGTCTCCCTGCCCAGCGCTTGGAGGCAGCGGCATTCTCCACGTGGTGAATCTGTTCACAGAGAGCTACTGACTGTCCCTTCCCAGCGCCGGCTGCAGTCTCACCTTACGGAGGGTGAGCACACGCTTCTTTGTGCCCACGACACAGCCCTTCAGCATGAGGAAGTCGTTGTTGACTTCCCCATAGTGAGGAAAGCCACCCTgtggagagaggcagagagacaGTTGGCAGGCAGGAAAGCTGGATGGGAGCAGCCGTGTCCACAGGTGGCATTTTCTAGGGAAGAAGAAGGTAGTGACTGACTGTCCTTCCAGCTAACAACCCTCTGCACCCTTGAGGTTGCCTGCTTGGGACCACCAGAGCATGTCAGCCACACTGACTGCATGACCCCAGCTAAGGAGCAACCCATAAGAGCTGGGGAACCAGTAACGCTGCTTCCTTCCCTGGGGGATGTGGGTAaacagagagcagagctggctaGACTCCCGAGACAATGGTTATTTAATATGCAAAAGTGAATTTTTAAGCCAAGCAACAAACATTTATCTGTTAAGTATCAAATTTCTAACGTAatttatactttttctttttaaacaaagttctCATTTCCTGCCCAAGTTATCAGCTGAAAGTTAAATGTTTGGGTCTACCAATAGACCTGAAAAAACACCTCACAGAGATGGTTTTCCTTGAGGAAAGGAatcactgcatttctttcagtgaaTTTCCTTCAAATCATTTCCTATGCAGCTGTCCCCAGCCAAGGAACTACTTCCCTGGCTCGGATTCCTGCAGCCAGGGCCCAGGGCCAGTCACAGCCCTGTTACCCCCTCAGCCCTTACCAGAGGCGTAATGGTCTTTTCCGTAACATCGTAGTGCGTCGAGGCGTTGTTCTTCACCACCTTGCCGTCCTCCAAGTGGATCCCATGGCCAATGCGGTAAATctaggaagagaaaggaaatgcagaCGGCAACTATCCTGCCTCCTCACTGAGAGATGCCACAGGGATAATGCGGTTTTCACCAAGATGTGCCCCCTGTGATGCGTCCCTTGAGCGGGGAAAAAGCACCGGAAAAGACAAGGAGAGCAACAGCACTGCAGATCTCTAGGGAAACATCTGAGAAGCTGGGGGGGACAGAGGCCACCATGCAAAGAAGGACGGTGACAGCACgggaggagggaaggcaggaaggCACGGTGGTGCTCTGAGGGAGCCCATCTGGGCCATACCTTCTTGTTGAGCTCCGTGCGGTGGTGGTAGCCCTTCTGGCCAGCCCGAGCAATGGAGTAGCCAACCCGGGCCGGGTGCCAGGCTCCAATGCAGGCAACTTTGCGCAAGCCCTTGTGTGTCTTCCTGGGGAGCTTCTTGGTGTGCCAACGGCTTGTCACCCCTGAAAGTGTGACCGGACAGGGCGGTGAGAACACCGGGGAAATTCAGGGCTGGTGTCTGAgcgctggggaggggagagtcTCATCATTCTTCTGCAGTTCTCAGAAGACACCATGTTGGAAGGAGACCAAGAGCTGTCACCACCATGAGAGGCCAGAGCACAGAACTGTTCTCACTTCCCATGGATCTGATCAGACTGTGATATGTTCCTGCTGAGCACATCCACGCACATGCACAGAAACACCCACACCTCCACACACGTGGCATTTGTGAGAAGTGCAATGGCTTTACATACTCAGAGTGCCTCTGAGTCTCCTGGTAGGACTCTGGGCACGGCAGACAACATGGCCTTTCCTGAAATTAAGGAAACCAAGCTCTGCTACAATGGAACTGCATGTCGTGGTTGAGGTCCAGAGGCTCTTTGCTACTCCCTGTGCAACAAGTTGGTGGGTTCTCAGCATGGCTAACACTCCCCTCCCCCAACACTACCTTATGGGCAGCGCCATATGAGGATAGAACCAAGCCCCTCGCAAGGGTCTCTCTCATTGCTCTGTACCTTTCATCCCATGCCCCTTGGTCACACCAATGACATCAATCATCTCGTTCTGGCTGAAGACACTGTGCACAGAAACCTGCTTCTCCAGCCTCTCACGAACCCAGTCAACCTTGTCAGCAACTGTCCCGCCATTCAGCTGGATCTCCATCACATGCGCCTTCTTCTGCCGCAGTGGGAGCAGCTTCATCTGCATTAGACAATGCATTAGGGAAAAACGTTGCCCCTTACCTCCCAGGCACGAACATGAGGCCAGGGCCGCATCACCCACCACTTGTGAGGGACACACAGGGTGAACAGGGCCAGCCCTCTTCACCACCCTTCCCTACCACACTGTCAACGCCTTCCATAACAGCCAGCGACCTGGGTCAGCATGCCTACATATCTCTTGGACCCAACTCCTTGTCCTTGAGTCCAACCACCCCACTCCCAGTGCTCCCATTCCAGGCAGGAGCTGATGCACACCCTCTCTCCAGGGAGCACAGGAACAGGCCAGCCTCATCCTACCCCAAGAGTTAAGCGCAGTAGTAATAGCCATGGTAAATGCCCCAGAGAAGCCCATCACCAGAGCACTGTCTGAGGCTGAATGCTGTGCCCAGCCAGGATGCAGCTCTGTGCTCCGAGCCAGAGTCAGCACCTGTCCTTTGGTTGTGCTCCACCTCTGCTTCCAGACTGAGCAGTTATTTCTAGTTCCCACCAAGAGATGCCTCCGCTCTCTTCCAGTTCCAGCTCCCTGTGCAAAGCCCCTGCCAAATCACCGCAGTGGGACTTTGAGGGTCTGTGCCAACCACAAGTAAAGCCTTGAGCCAGCTTAGCTCTGTCCCAGACTCCAAAGCAGCCATTAACTCCAGGGATCAGCATGAAAATGGGCCCTGTGTATCCAGCATTCAGCATCTGGAAAAACTGTGCCTGCCCGTGGGTTATTTTTGCCCAAACATTTGACACCCGTTGCTAATTTGAGGTGATCATGGGGCCTAAGGTCCGTTGCTGACACAGggctcaccacctgctgaggCTCTGTGCAGTCTTCCCTTCTCCATGGGGAGTGTGGGCTCCTCAGCGTGCCTGAGCCACAGCCCCCTGTGGCAATCCCCCAGTAGGGAACTCTGCTGAGCCTGGCTCAAAGGGACAAGGTTGGTGTCAGGAGGTAGCTGGAAAGGTCGGCCAGCACCTCCCATCGCCTGCACGCCCTGTCCCACACCCTCTGACCGGCATCTGCCTGCTCAGCCTGCTGTGACCCCACCAAGACACCCCCACGATCCCAGCTTCCAGGCCCTCACCACGCTCCCAAGCTGAGGAAGACCCTGAGCCCCCCTTGCCCACCCCTCCAGGGTGAGGCTCTGACCTGCGTGTGTACAATGACACGAATGACCTTGCAGTACTTTTTCATAGCCGCAAAATCCTTCTCCAGCTGCCTTTTGCCATCCTCATCCTGCCATTTTTTGCAGTACTTGGTGAATGCCTTCTTCTTGCTCTTGTGCCTATGACAAAAGTGTTTTAACATCCAGCAGAGCTGAATGGTGAAGTGCTTCTGCACTTCCTGTGCCCTGAGACAGCGCAGCGTGGGGGGACAGATCACCTTGCCAGACATTTCCCCGAAGGCACAAGGTACCTGTGGATACCTGAACCTCGCCTGACTGTCGGGGCCACGACACAGGGCTTTGAGGTGGGAAGAGGAAAGTGAATAATGAGCTGTGAAAAGGGCTGGTAATTCAAACCTTTTTGCATGAGGAATCCAGTTGTCTCCCACTGACTGGCTCAGTGCCATCAAAATACAAGCGCAAAATCAGAGCTAagtggaaaaaggagaaaacaggctCTGACAGGGATCAGAGGCATGTGGTGGGTGGATCTCAATGGCACTTTCGCAGGAGACACGATTCCTACAGTTATGAAATtcatgtttccattttcttctctgctggtGTGGGATTTGGGGCGTTGATGTTTACAAGGGCCAGAGGTGACATTCTGCATCAATTTTTCCCCTGACAAATCTGGTTTTACTCCCTTCAATTGGTGTCTCAGTTCAAGTATCCCAATTTAATGGAGAGTAGATGGGCCCGACCTAcacaaaggaaagcaaaccTGCAGCACGCACTGCCATATGATATCGTGGAGAAAGCTAACTTAGTTCAACTATTAGAATAAATTTACATATGTATATGCTGATTCCCAGGATCAAGCTGTTTCCAGTGTCTCTGTGCATGACTAAACAAATAGCAGTTTCACTCCACCTCAGAGCCAGCTGCCAGTAGCTGAGCTGTTTGCAATGGCTGGGCATCATGGACAGCCTGTGGAGAAGACCTGCAAGGAACTCCCCACATGCAGTGCCCCAAGGACCCTCCCCAGCCACGTACCAGTTCTTGTAGAAGCGCCGTCGGCACTCGTCGCTGATGTGCTCAGCAAAAACAGTCTTGAAATTCCTCAAGCCCTTCGGTGTTTCTATGTATCCCACGACGCCCACCACCACCATCGGGGGGGTCTCAATGATGGTCACGgcctccacctcctccctttTGGAGGTCTCTGCAAGATAGCAAAGGGAAATGGTGCTCAGCATCATCTAAGATCAGATCATTCCCTGAAGGCATTCATGGCCCATGTCGTTACAGCGAGGCAGCAACGTGCTGGGGGCAAGGTCACACTCTGCTCTCACAGCCAGCCTCAG contains:
- the RPL3L gene encoding ribosomal protein uL3-like, whose translation is MSHRKFSAPRHGHLGFLPNKRSRRHRGKVKTWPKDDPSKPVHLTAFLGYKAGMTHTVREVHRPGLKTSKREEVEAVTIIETPPMVVVGVVGYIETPKGLRNFKTVFAEHISDECRRRFYKNWHKSKKKAFTKYCKKWQDEDGKRQLEKDFAAMKKYCKVIRVIVHTQMKLLPLRQKKAHVMEIQLNGGTVADKVDWVRERLEKQVSVHSVFSQNEMIDVIGVTKGHGMKGVTSRWHTKKLPRKTHKGLRKVACIGAWHPARVGYSIARAGQKGYHHRTELNKKIYRIGHGIHLEDGKVVKNNASTHYDVTEKTITPLGGFPHYGEVNNDFLMLKGCVVGTKKRVLTLRKSLLVHTSRRGLEAIELKFIDTTSKFGHGCFQTAQEKRAFMGPQKKHLVKGKPGVQEEL